Proteins encoded within one genomic window of Fuerstiella sp.:
- a CDS encoding twin-arginine translocase TatA/TatE family subunit, with amino-acid sequence MFTILNHLPISDFASLSFIFPGGGLGSQEMIIVGIIALLLFGKRLPEVARNLGKGLSEFKKGMTGFENEVRSGAGNIDYSNGSSSTSVDRPTPSEQDTEDDEFSAPKFEVPKNDGPAADDAEVTNVGQPDDEDETRLASSQTEMPHD; translated from the coding sequence ATGTTCACCATCCTGAATCACCTGCCGATTTCCGATTTCGCATCCCTCAGTTTTATTTTCCCCGGCGGCGGTCTTGGAAGTCAGGAAATGATCATTGTGGGGATCATTGCGCTGCTGCTGTTCGGAAAGAGGTTGCCGGAAGTTGCCCGTAATCTGGGCAAAGGACTCTCGGAGTTCAAAAAAGGCATGACTGGTTTTGAAAATGAGGTTCGTTCCGGAGCCGGAAATATTGATTATTCAAACGGCTCAAGTTCCACATCGGTGGATCGACCGACCCCGTCTGAACAGGACACCGAAGACGACGAGTTCTCGGCTCCAAAATTCGAAGTCCCGAAAAATGACGGCCCGGCCGCAGATGACGCTGAAGTTACGAACGTGGGCCAGCCCGATGATGAAGATGAA
- a CDS encoding twin-arginine translocase TatA/TatE family subunit, which produces MNVSSLVKTVSTPAFFGGGGWEIVIVGGIALLLFGNRLPGAAKSLGMSLSAFKKGIKEGEDDLDDHDQKASS; this is translated from the coding sequence ATGAATGTTTCATCACTGGTCAAAACCGTGTCCACTCCGGCGTTTTTTGGGGGCGGAGGCTGGGAAATCGTAATTGTTGGCGGCATCGCTCTCCTCTTGTTTGGCAATCGTCTGCCAGGAGCCGCCAAGTCGCTTGGAATGAGTCTGAGCGCGTTCAAGAAAGGTATCAAAGAAGGCGAAGACGACCTCGATGACCATGACCAGAAGGCATCCTCATAG
- a CDS encoding response regulator codes for MKPSMPGETILVIEDDREVANTVQAVLKAAGYNVLSAANGHDGQLLVESRHPDLVVTDMMMPRMGGFPVLEHLGQMENSPAVIMMTANEGSRHKAYAEMLGVVDYLRKPFAMEVLLDSVKRTLSRRSEADSQ; via the coding sequence GTGAAACCGTCTATGCCCGGTGAAACCATCCTTGTCATCGAAGATGACCGAGAGGTCGCCAACACTGTCCAGGCAGTCCTGAAAGCCGCCGGTTATAACGTGCTGTCTGCTGCAAACGGGCATGACGGGCAACTGCTGGTGGAGTCACGTCATCCGGATCTTGTTGTAACTGACATGATGATGCCTCGGATGGGCGGCTTTCCTGTGCTGGAACATTTGGGACAAATGGAGAATTCCCCTGCTGTGATCATGATGACTGCTAATGAAGGCAGTCGACACAAAGCCTATGCGGAAATGTTGGGTGTGGTTGATTATCTGCGGAAGCCCTTTGCGATGGAAGTTCTGCTGGATTCTGTCAAACGTACGCTCAGCCGCAGATCTGAAGCCGATTCTCAGTAA